Proteins found in one Telopea speciosissima isolate NSW1024214 ecotype Mountain lineage unplaced genomic scaffold, Tspe_v1 Tspe_v1.0065, whole genome shotgun sequence genomic segment:
- the LOC122647491 gene encoding fasciclin-like arabinogalactan protein 4 — translation MAQSHVSPPHFTPLFVFHLLLFHLLHTHPPLVSAVNITSLLCSFPDLSDFNNLLTSSSLSSELSLRSSLTLLAVPNRFLRSSGLLHHTSTGTTVADILRFHVLLQYLSWPDFLHVPLNGRLVTTLFQTTGRATGNLGSVNITLNPSDSTVSVGSTNSSTTILSLVKTLPYNVSIFTVNSLLVSSSFDLMTFENQPPVGLNITKILIDSHNFNVAASMLTASGFVKEFEDDEGGAGITFFVPTDMAFADLPTMVTLQSLPADEKAVILKFHVLHSYYPLGSLESIVNPVQPTLATEDMGAGRFTLNITRFNGSLVIDTGIVQASITQTVLDQNPVSIFAVSRVLLPREIFGNEAMGSSRSASGMLRASPPEVSSPQDLPWLNSPPAQLSSPPDFREEIRSSAAVIELRKAVALLCILFNHLVY, via the coding sequence atggctCAATCCCATGTCTCTCCACCACATTTCACACCTCTCTTCGTCTTCCATTTGTTGCTCTTCCACTTGCTCCACACTCACCCACCCCTCGTGTCGGCAGTTAACATTACATCCCTCCTGTGCTCCTTCCCTGATCTCTCTGACTTCAATAACCTCCTCACCAGTTCTTCACTCTCTTCCGAGCTCTCTCTCCGCTCCTCCCTCACCCTCCTCGCCGTCCCCAACCGCTTCCTCCGCTCTTCCGGCCTCCTCCACCACACCTCCACCGGCACCACCGTTGCCGACATCCTCCGCTTCCATGTCCTTCTTCAATATCTCTCCTGGCCAGACTTCCTTCATGTCCCTCTTAATGGTAGACTCGTCACCACCCTCTTCCAAACCACTGGCCGCGCCACCGGCAACCTCGGCTCCGTCAACATCACCCTCAACCCATCCGACTCCACCGTCTCCGTCGGCTCCACCAACTCCTCCACTACCATCCTCTCCCTCGTTAAAACTCTCCCTTACAATGTCTCTATCTTCACTGTTAATTCCCTCCTTGTCTCCTCCAGTTTCGATCTCATGACATTTGAGAATCAACCCCCTGTTGGTCTCAACATTACCAAGATCTTAATAGATAGCCATAACTTCAATGTCGCTGCTTCCATGCTCACTGCTTCTGGTTTCGTTAAGGAGTTCGAGGACGACGAAGGTGGAGCTGGGATTACGTTCTTCGTTCCCACTGATATGGCTTTCGCTGATCTTCCCACCATGGTGACGCTTCAGTCTTTGCCTGCTGACGAGAAAGCTGTCATCTTGAAGTTTCATGTACTGCATTCTTACTACCCTTTGGGTTCGCTAGAATCTATAGTTAACCCTGTGCAGCCAACGTTGGCGACGGAGGACATGGGAGCTGGGAGATTTACTTTGAATATTACGAGGTTTAATGGTTCACTGGTGATTGATACGGGGATTGTTCAAGCTTCGATAACGCAGacggttttagatcaaaacccTGTTTCGATTTTTGCTGTTTCGAGAGTTTTGTTGCCCAGGGAGATCTTTGGTAACGAAGCCATGGGGTCTTCGAGGTCCGCCAGTGGAATGCTCAGAGCTTCGCCTCCGGAGGTGTCGTCTCCACAGGATTTGCCTTGGTTGAATAGCCCACCGGCTCAGCTCTCGTCTCCCCCTGATTTTCGCGAGGAGATTCGATCCAGTGCGGCTGTTATTGAGCTGCGCAAAGCTGTTGCTCTACTCTGTATACTGTTCAACCACTTGGTCTACTAG